The Sorangiineae bacterium MSr11954 DNA segment CCGTCCCCTGGAAGGCCAACGGACACCCTCGCCGCGCGGCCGTCTCGTCGTTCGGTATGTCGGGCACCAATGTTCATGTCATCCTCGAGCAGGCACCACCGCCCGCCCCCGAGGACTCCGCCGCCCCACCTCCAGCGCGGCCGGCCGCCGTGCCCGTGTTGCTCTCCGGCAAGTCCGAACAGGCCCTGCGCGCGCAGGCCCTGCGCCTTCACGAGCACCTCGAGGCCCATCCGGATCTCGAGCTCGTCGACGTGGCCTACTCCCTCGCCACCACCCGCGCACACTTCCAGCATCGCGCCGCCATCGTCGCCGGCGATCGGCCGGCGTTGATGAACAGCCTCGACGCGCTCGCCCGCGGACAAGGCGCGACCAACGCCGTCCTCGGCCAGCGTGGCGGCGACGGCTCGCTCGTCTTCGTCTTTCCCGGGCAAGGCTCGCAGTGGCCGGGGATGGCGCGCGCGCTGCTCGAGGAGTCGCCCGTATTTCGCGAACGAATCGAGGCATGCGCGGGCGCCTTTGCGCGCGTGCTCCCGCCCGACGCCGGCTGGTCCTTGCTGGACGTCCTCGGCGCTCTCGACGGCGAGAGCCCGCTGTTGGAGCGCGTCGACGTCGTGCAACCGGTGCTCTTCGCCGTGATGATCGCGCTCGCGGCGCTCTGGCGCTCGCTCGGCATCGAGCCCGACGCCGTCGTCGGCCACAGCCAGGGCGAGATCGCCGCGGCCCATGTCGCAGGCGCCCTCTCGCTCGAAGACGCCGCCCGCATCGTGACCTTGCGCAGCCGCGTCCTCTCGCGCCTCGCGGGCAAGGGGGCCATGGCCGCCGTCCAGCTGGGCGAGCAGGCGCTCCGAGACCAGCTCCAACCGTGGGGCGAGCGCATCGCGATCGCCGCCGTCAACAGCCCCCAAGCCGCGCTGGTCTCGGGCGAACCGCAGGCCATCGATGGCTTGATCGCCGACCTCACCGACCGAGGAATTTTCGCGCGAAAGGTGCGCGTCGATTACGCCTCGCATGGAGCTCAGGTGGAGGCGATCCGCGACGAGCTCCTCGCCGATCTCACCGGCGTCACGCCGCGCGCGTCCGACATTCCGCTCTACTCCACCGTCACCGGTGCCCGCCTCGAGGGGACCGAGCTCGATGCCGCGTACTGGTATCGAAACCTCCGGCAGACCGTCCGCTTTCGCGACGCCGTCGGCAGCCTGGTGGCCGACGGTCATGCCTTCTTCGTCGAGGTGAGCCCGCAGCCCGTGCTCGCCGTGCCGCTGCGCGAGACGCTCGACGCGGGCAAGCCCACGGTGGTGGGCTCCCTTCGCCGCGACGATGGCGCCCTCGCGCGCCTCCTTCTTTCGCTCGGCGAGCTTCACATCCGCGACCGCCGGGTGGACTGGGAAGCCTATTTTCGGCCGCTCCGGCCGCGCCGCGTGGAGCTGCCGACCTACGCCTTTCAACGGGAGAGCTTCTGGCTCCGCGAGTCCGCCGATGCCCAGGCGGACGCGCGCGAGCCGCCGCGCCAGCGGGACTTCTGGAGCGCCGTGGAGGCGTCGGATCTCGACGCGCTGGCCGCGGCGCTGGGCATCGAGGACGGAGCTCGGCGCACCGCCCTCGTGAGCTTGCTCCCGGCGCTCGCCACCTTCCGCCGCGAGACCCGCCCCCGACCTTCGCCCGCGGGCGATCCCGGATCCATCGCGCTCGACGATGCCAAAGGCTCGGGGGCCGGCGCCGAGGCGGGCCAGCTGCACGCGCGCCCGGCCCTCTCGGTCGCCTACGCGCCACCCTCCACCGACGTCGAGCACGTGCTCGCAGAGGCGTGGGCGCAGGTCCTCGGCTTCCGCGAGGTCGGCATCCACGAC contains these protein-coding regions:
- a CDS encoding acyltransferase domain-containing protein, whose amino-acid sequence is MSAVREEKLAEYLKRLTHQLHATETRLRNLEDKSREPIAIVSIGCRYPGGANSPDELWQLLRDGRDAVSGFPDNRGWDIESLYDPDPDASGKSYAREGGFVYDADRFDPSFFGISPREALAMDPQQRLLLETSWEAFERAGIDPSTLHGSQTGIFAGVIYNHYTVGVLQPPAGLEGHIVVGTAPSVACGRIAYTFGFHGPAVTVDTACSSSLVAIHLACHALRQGECSLALAGGVSIMATPAAFIMFSRQRAMSPDGRCKAFAAEADGTGWAEGAGVLLLERLSDARRNGHPVLAILRGSAINQDGKSQGLMAPSGPAQERVILQALENAQLSPRDIDVVEAHGTGTPLGDPIEAHALLATYGQGRAEDRPLWLGSAKSNFSHTQGTSGVTGVIKMVLAMQHGLMPKTLHADNASPRIDWSQGHIRLLTEAVPWKANGHPRRAAVSSFGMSGTNVHVILEQAPPPAPEDSAAPPPARPAAVPVLLSGKSEQALRAQALRLHEHLEAHPDLELVDVAYSLATTRAHFQHRAAIVAGDRPALMNSLDALARGQGATNAVLGQRGGDGSLVFVFPGQGSQWPGMARALLEESPVFRERIEACAGAFARVLPPDAGWSLLDVLGALDGESPLLERVDVVQPVLFAVMIALAALWRSLGIEPDAVVGHSQGEIAAAHVAGALSLEDAARIVTLRSRVLSRLAGKGAMAAVQLGEQALRDQLQPWGERIAIAAVNSPQAALVSGEPQAIDGLIADLTDRGIFARKVRVDYASHGAQVEAIRDELLADLTGVTPRASDIPLYSTVTGARLEGTELDAAYWYRNLRQTVRFRDAVGSLVADGHAFFVEVSPQPVLAVPLRETLDAGKPTVVGSLRRDDGALARLLLSLGELHIRDRRVDWEAYFRPLRPRRVELPTYAFQRESFWLRESADAQADAREPPRQRDFWSAVEASDLDALAAALGIEDGARRTALVSLLPALATFRRETRPRPSPAGDPGSIALDDAKGSGAGAEAGQLHARPALSVAYAPPSTDVEHVLAEAWAQVLGFREVGIHDDFFDLGGNSLIAGQVLSRVKASFPVPISFSLFYEARTIAGLATHVEEGLIAALEELSEAEAERLLGSDPQAPQAPRGTHV